The following coding sequences are from one Fibrobacter sp. UWT2 window:
- a CDS encoding InlB B-repeat-containing protein, with protein sequence MLLAVLVEAAGTITPKTPVTLNGCYHITSKEELYGFAAIVNGSENVAPKQAVCARLNNDIEVNKDVLTSEGDLNVADTSEFVPWTPIMNFQGTFNGQGFTISGLYYNDSTRVNVGFFSNIVSETNDRDVSVKNLGVFNSYLKGGNSVGAIVGNVSASESAPVVIYNVRNHSRIEAKGTVAGGIAALAVGNVQIGNSVNTGYVAAKHVVGGIVGLLSGTSATITNAFSVGVVEAFNELEDKSIAGGIVGQAGGEFELKNVYNQGYVVGSNVMGGIAGSLSGSSVLLVNAYNAGIISPLIEEYENVGSILGLYAGKDKAENFTYANVYYQKDGISDIHGIEVPEKMMTDGTVAYLLHNYYYEGLDASIWGQVIGEDPAPDFSGSITGDLPLVFEKMTLHTYEGDASVLPEKYVPGYRYDLPSVSREGYEFSGWYDNAELKGYPTKFISAIISEEQEFWAKYTPVYKISYVTGSGTVTFDEEVLSYVEGVGVVLPKNVTCTGAIFRGWYKDKNFKGDRLYEIGSEESGDVVLYAKWLEKKEPSKDDDGCYVIKDESDLYGFAAIVNGADGFSKNTSPCAYLDNDIVVNKNVLKSDGSLNVADSAGFAHWVPINGFNGVFDGRGHSVSGLYVKCDSVRESYDGYRGYGFFGSLGIVGSNKNSIVVKNIGIDASYFEVKGDFEKVGALVGVVNGNARTAYSNIEISNCYNTSTVNAVSYPGGIVGVINSYSNTIIENCYNTGSIEGKHNNAGGLVGSIKYDAKVNIANCYNVGRVVSYGTQQDNDALVGEVKSVVDVANCYYLKVSGVKASYGKSTEMTQFENGDVAYALHNGENGSIWGQDVGVDPLPNFSGKLKNYSSEESSSSVVSSSSSSAVKSSSSEAKSSSSEAKSSSSTEAKSSSSEVKSSSSNAVKSSSSQLEIYCNGKKCSEVVLDTWEAPRFQVMVSGRTVLVTGARSGSPYAVLDVQGQVLATGRVDGSNLSIVLPHSGNFLVRVDRQIRRISVK encoded by the coding sequence ATGCTGCTTGCTGTACTTGTGGAAGCCGCAGGAACGATTACCCCCAAAACACCTGTCACGCTCAATGGGTGCTACCATATTACGAGCAAGGAAGAACTTTACGGCTTTGCGGCTATCGTAAATGGTTCTGAAAATGTGGCGCCGAAGCAGGCGGTGTGCGCAAGGCTCAATAATGACATTGAAGTGAATAAAGATGTCTTGACATCCGAAGGTGATCTTAATGTAGCGGATACTTCGGAATTTGTCCCGTGGACGCCTATCATGAATTTCCAAGGAACCTTCAATGGACAGGGATTTACGATATCGGGTCTTTACTACAATGACTCCACTAGAGTCAATGTCGGTTTTTTCAGCAACATTGTTTCTGAAACAAATGACAGAGATGTTTCTGTCAAGAATTTGGGCGTTTTTAATTCTTACTTAAAAGGCGGCAATTCTGTTGGTGCCATTGTCGGTAATGTGAGTGCTTCTGAAAGCGCCCCGGTAGTTATTTACAATGTTCGCAATCATTCTCGAATCGAGGCAAAAGGGACTGTTGCGGGGGGAATCGCCGCTCTTGCAGTTGGGAATGTTCAAATTGGAAATAGCGTCAATACGGGATATGTCGCAGCAAAGCATGTTGTGGGTGGAATTGTTGGGCTCTTGTCTGGAACTTCGGCAACGATAACCAACGCCTTTAGTGTGGGTGTGGTGGAAGCCTTCAATGAACTTGAAGACAAGTCGATTGCAGGGGGAATCGTTGGCCAGGCGGGCGGCGAATTTGAACTGAAAAATGTCTATAACCAGGGGTATGTCGTTGGTTCCAACGTTATGGGGGGAATCGCGGGATCCTTGAGCGGAAGTTCCGTGTTGCTGGTGAACGCTTATAATGCGGGAATCATTTCGCCGTTAATAGAAGAATACGAAAATGTCGGCTCGATTTTAGGACTTTATGCGGGCAAGGACAAGGCTGAAAATTTCACCTATGCCAACGTCTATTATCAGAAAGATGGAATTAGTGACATTCACGGGATCGAGGTTCCTGAAAAAATGATGACCGATGGAACGGTTGCCTACCTGTTGCATAATTACTATTACGAAGGGTTGGACGCCTCCATTTGGGGACAGGTTATTGGAGAAGATCCTGCGCCCGATTTTTCTGGAAGCATAACGGGGGATTTGCCCCTGGTTTTTGAAAAAATGACCTTGCATACCTACGAGGGGGATGCCTCGGTCCTGCCGGAAAAATATGTTCCCGGTTACAGATATGACCTTCCCTCTGTCTCCCGTGAAGGCTATGAGTTTTCTGGCTGGTATGATAATGCCGAATTAAAAGGATATCCAACGAAATTTATTTCGGCCATTATCAGTGAGGAGCAGGAGTTTTGGGCGAAATACACTCCGGTTTATAAAATATCGTACGTGACCGGTAGCGGAACGGTCACCTTTGACGAGGAAGTCTTGTCTTATGTGGAGGGTGTAGGGGTCGTGTTGCCTAAAAATGTGACTTGCACCGGAGCCATTTTTAGAGGTTGGTACAAAGACAAGAACTTTAAAGGGGATCGCCTGTATGAAATTGGCTCCGAAGAATCAGGGGATGTGGTTCTGTATGCAAAATGGCTCGAGAAAAAAGAACCGTCAAAAGACGACGACGGATGCTATGTCATTAAGGATGAATCTGACCTGTATGGCTTTGCAGCGATTGTGAACGGTGCAGACGGCTTTTCGAAGAACACGTCTCCCTGCGCCTACTTGGATAATGATATCGTGGTGAACAAGAATGTGCTGAAGAGTGATGGCTCGCTCAATGTCGCTGATTCTGCGGGCTTTGCACACTGGGTTCCCATCAATGGGTTCAACGGCGTGTTTGACGGAAGAGGACATTCGGTATCGGGTCTTTATGTAAAGTGCGATTCGGTGCGGGAATCCTATGATGGGTATCGCGGTTACGGCTTTTTCGGGTCGCTTGGTATTGTTGGTTCGAACAAAAACTCTATTGTTGTCAAGAATATCGGTATCGATGCTTCGTACTTTGAGGTCAAGGGTGACTTTGAAAAGGTGGGGGCTTTGGTCGGTGTTGTCAATGGAAATGCTCGGACGGCGTATTCGAATATTGAAATCTCGAATTGTTATAATACATCAACGGTCAATGCGGTTAGCTATCCGGGTGGAATAGTAGGTGTCATTAATTCTTACAGCAATACGATTATTGAAAATTGCTACAATACCGGTTCAATTGAAGGCAAACATAACAATGCCGGCGGTTTAGTCGGTTCTATCAAGTATGACGCTAAGGTGAATATTGCGAATTGTTACAATGTGGGACGTGTCGTGTCTTACGGCACGCAACAGGACAATGATGCCTTGGTGGGAGAGGTGAAGTCGGTTGTTGATGTGGCGAATTGCTATTACTTGAAAGTTTCCGGCGTTAAAGCATCTTATGGAAAGTCGACCGAAATGACTCAGTTTGAAAATGGGGATGTGGCATACGCCTTACATAATGGGGAGAATGGCTCTATATGGGGGCAAGATGTGGGCGTTGATCCGTTGCCGAATTTCAGCGGAAAACTCAAGAATTACTCCTCTGAAGAATCTTCTTCAAGTGTGGTTTCATCGAGTTCAAGCAGTGCTGTAAAATCTTCTTCGAGCGAGGCGAAGTCTAGTTCGAGTGAAGCAAAATCTAGCTCAAGTACAGAAGCAAAATCCTCCTCTAGCGAAGTCAAGTCTAGCTCCAGCAACGCTGTAAAATCCTCTTCGAGCCAGTTGGAAATCTACTGTAATGGCAAGAAATGCAGCGAGGTGGTGCTTGATACTTGGGAAGCTCCGCGTTTCCAGGTGATGGTTTCTGGTAGAACGGTGCTGGTGACGGGTGCGCGTAGCGGTAGTCCGTATGCCGTGCTAGATGTACAAGGTCAGGTGCTGGCCACAGGCCGTGTAGACGGCAGTAATCTTTCGATTGTATTGCCGCATTCGGGAAATTTCCTGGTGCGTGTTGATAGGCAAATCCGACGAATCTCGGTTAAGTAA
- a CDS encoding AMP-binding protein — translation MILNRFLARTEYSSYEDLYENFKLNIPEDFNFAYDVVDEYAKTEPKREALVWCDDNDESHIFTFKDLSIASQRTANFLVEKGIKKGDRVMLILRRRYEFWFFLLALHRIGAIAIPATNMLAAEDLEYRFKAADIKMVVSYDDPALQKEIDTACEHTHIVETLVTIGQSRQNWINFYDDYEICPPSFPRPTGDAATHNDDIMIVYFTSGTSSNPKMVAHTFSYPLGHIVTAKYWQNVIDGGRHLTVAETGWAKALWGKIYGQWIAGSAVFTYDMNVFIPGKLLEKMQEYKVTTFCAPPTVYRYILQHGVEKYDLSSLKYCTTAGEALNLDIYKKFFEKTGLRLHEGYGQTELTLTTGNFEWMEPRPGSMGKPSPGYRMDIVDADGNSCGPDEVGEIIIKIDEGKPFGMFGGYYRDEERTEKVFEGGVYHTGDTATRDKDGFFWFVGRTDDLIKSSGYRISPFEVEEVLHKHPAVLEVAVTGVEDKSRGQAVKATVVLQKGYEASKDLAKEIQLFAKNVAASYKSPRIIDFVSELPKTISGKIRRASIRDKDKEDANAANAAANDAAKEAESASSENSEK, via the coding sequence ATGATACTCAATAGATTCCTAGCACGAACCGAGTATTCCTCTTACGAGGACCTCTACGAAAACTTTAAGCTCAATATTCCCGAAGACTTTAACTTCGCCTACGACGTGGTCGACGAATACGCGAAGACCGAACCCAAGCGCGAAGCATTAGTCTGGTGCGACGACAACGACGAAAGCCATATTTTTACCTTCAAGGACCTTTCGATTGCCTCGCAGCGCACCGCGAACTTTTTGGTAGAAAAGGGAATCAAGAAAGGCGACCGCGTGATGCTGATTCTGCGCCGCCGCTACGAATTCTGGTTCTTCCTCTTGGCGCTCCACCGTATCGGAGCCATTGCCATTCCGGCAACCAACATGCTCGCCGCCGAAGACCTGGAATACCGCTTTAAGGCCGCCGACATCAAGATGGTCGTCTCTTACGACGATCCGGCGCTCCAAAAGGAAATCGACACCGCCTGCGAACACACGCACATTGTCGAAACCCTCGTGACCATCGGGCAGTCCCGTCAGAACTGGATCAACTTCTACGACGACTACGAAATCTGCCCGCCAAGTTTCCCGCGCCCCACAGGCGATGCCGCCACGCACAACGACGACATCATGATCGTCTACTTTACCAGCGGCACAAGCAGCAACCCGAAAATGGTCGCCCACACCTTCAGCTACCCGCTTGGCCACATCGTGACCGCCAAGTACTGGCAGAACGTGATTGACGGAGGCCGCCACCTGACCGTTGCCGAAACCGGCTGGGCCAAGGCGCTCTGGGGGAAAATTTATGGCCAGTGGATTGCAGGTTCTGCCGTATTCACCTACGACATGAACGTGTTCATTCCGGGCAAGCTGCTCGAAAAGATGCAGGAATACAAGGTGACCACCTTCTGTGCGCCACCGACCGTTTACCGCTACATCTTGCAGCATGGCGTCGAAAAGTACGACCTTTCCAGCCTCAAGTACTGCACCACCGCAGGCGAGGCGTTGAACCTCGACATTTACAAGAAGTTCTTCGAAAAGACGGGACTCCGTCTGCACGAAGGTTACGGCCAGACAGAACTGACGCTTACGACGGGCAACTTCGAATGGATGGAACCGCGCCCCGGTTCTATGGGCAAGCCCTCCCCCGGCTACCGCATGGATATCGTGGATGCCGACGGCAACAGCTGCGGCCCCGATGAAGTCGGCGAAATCATCATCAAGATTGACGAAGGCAAGCCCTTCGGCATGTTCGGCGGCTACTACCGCGATGAAGAACGCACCGAAAAAGTATTCGAGGGCGGCGTCTACCACACTGGCGACACCGCTACTCGCGACAAGGACGGATTCTTCTGGTTCGTGGGCCGTACTGACGACCTGATAAAGAGTTCCGGCTACCGCATCAGCCCCTTCGAAGTCGAAGAAGTGCTCCACAAGCACCCCGCCGTCTTGGAAGTTGCTGTGACTGGTGTCGAAGACAAGTCCCGCGGCCAGGCCGTGAAGGCAACCGTCGTACTCCAGAAGGGCTATGAAGCCTCGAAGGACTTGGCCAAGGAAATCCAGCTGTTCGCAAAGAACGTGGCCGCCTCTTACAAGAGTCCGCGTATCATCGACTTTGTGTCTGAATTGCCGAAGACCATCAGCGGAAAAATCCGCCGCGCCTCTATCCGCGACAAGGATAAGGAAGACGCTAACGCAGCTAACGCCGCAGCAAATGACGCAGCGAAGGAAGCCGAAAGCGCCTCCTCCGAAAATTCAGAGAAGTAA
- a CDS encoding DUF2334 domain-containing protein gives MEINKDIADIRAAEAILHKKKKYLLCYHNFNVKNCKKSAEEIRKIAAAAGSPISIAVVPSIGGVPESEADAFREEIGKFVQEGYEILLHGVRHNADLFIKRNPIGKLALAISHNGAEFAGLNKKVSQMLLNRSIALWKAHGFGRPSGFIAPVWLDNKHLKKQVLEEFNFYEDMLYIYRKVGKKVKPSFSQILTFSIFPQALLGAMQVFSRIALLLYRGTPRLVIHAGDMKAMGEQNLLSLVKFASNHREKIMYQDL, from the coding sequence ATGGAAATCAACAAGGACATTGCCGACATCCGCGCCGCCGAAGCTATTCTTCATAAAAAGAAGAAGTACCTGCTGTGCTATCATAATTTTAACGTGAAGAACTGCAAGAAATCTGCCGAAGAAATCCGAAAGATTGCCGCCGCCGCAGGTTCGCCTATCTCGATTGCCGTCGTTCCCTCTATCGGGGGCGTCCCTGAATCCGAAGCCGACGCCTTCCGTGAAGAAATCGGAAAATTCGTGCAAGAAGGTTACGAAATCTTGCTCCACGGCGTGCGCCATAATGCAGACCTGTTCATCAAGCGTAACCCCATCGGTAAACTCGCTCTCGCCATTTCGCACAATGGTGCCGAATTTGCGGGCCTGAACAAGAAAGTTTCCCAGATGCTTTTAAACCGTAGCATCGCCCTCTGGAAGGCCCACGGTTTTGGCCGCCCCTCCGGATTTATCGCGCCAGTCTGGCTCGACAACAAGCACCTCAAAAAACAGGTGCTCGAAGAATTCAACTTCTACGAAGACATGCTCTACATTTACCGCAAGGTCGGTAAAAAAGTCAAGCCGTCGTTCTCGCAGATTTTGACCTTCTCTATTTTCCCGCAGGCACTCCTCGGTGCCATGCAGGTTTTTTCTCGCATTGCACTACTCCTCTACCGCGGAACCCCCCGCCTGGTGATTCACGCCGGTGACATGAAGGCCATGGGCGAACAAAATCTTCTCTCGCTCGTAAAATTTGCCTCGAACCACCGCGAAAAGATCATGTACCAGGATCTATAA
- the ligA gene encoding NAD-dependent DNA ligase LigA, with translation MDQKDIDRTRYFELKKQLEEASRLYYKEGVSPMSDQDFDFGLKEMEALEAKYPELRGNASLTQRVGSDLTNDFAKVAHAVPMLSIANVYSAEEMAEFVKAAEEGIAALDETQTSNLKATEGRDLTPHTWICERKIDGVSLSIVYENGRLKQAATRGDGAQGDDVTLNALTIADIPETLDAKKLKIDPSEIPQGTFEVRGEVYMEREAFERLNEQFILEGKKIFQNPRNTVSGSLKLKSVAECKTRPMRFFAYHIPQSDNKTHEENLQQLKKLGFHTNDYWTADNTDEIMKISEQIGASRDSLPFEIDGMVVKLNDLAMQRALGTTSKSPRWAIAYKFKAERAYTPLLSVEFQVGRTGAVTPVANLAPVRLAGTTVKRATLHNFDEVARLDLHFGDTVGVEKGGEIIPKITDVKKELRPAGAVPVTAPDKCPVCGEPLTHIDDEVILRCENMHCAAQVQCLFEHFVSREAMNIENLGPALIASLISTGKIKRIPDLYRLTLEDLESQERMAKKSAKNVYDAIAASKERSLENLLHGLGIRFVGRTSARNLAKHFRTLEAIRTATVEDLQNVNDVGERIGKSVYDFFHTERYTQEIDELIALGCPTEFKGVVKTLFQGQTAVITGTLPTMDRDEARKLIEENGGKVSGSVSKKTSWVLAGEAAGSKLTKANELGIPVHDEAWLLAQIAENTPNSQPLNQTEAVQTSLF, from the coding sequence ATGGATCAGAAAGACATTGACCGCACCCGGTATTTTGAGCTAAAGAAACAGCTAGAAGAAGCAAGCCGCCTTTACTACAAAGAAGGCGTCTCCCCCATGAGCGACCAGGATTTCGACTTTGGCCTCAAGGAGATGGAAGCGCTCGAAGCGAAGTATCCGGAACTTCGCGGCAATGCATCGCTCACGCAGCGGGTCGGCAGTGACTTGACCAACGATTTTGCAAAGGTCGCACACGCCGTGCCCATGCTCAGCATCGCTAACGTGTACAGCGCCGAAGAAATGGCGGAGTTCGTGAAGGCTGCCGAAGAAGGAATCGCTGCATTAGACGAGACACAGACCTCAAACCTCAAAGCGACCGAAGGTCGCGACCTCACACCTCATACTTGGATCTGCGAGCGGAAAATTGACGGCGTAAGTCTTTCGATTGTGTACGAGAATGGACGCTTGAAGCAGGCGGCCACCCGCGGCGATGGAGCCCAGGGCGATGACGTGACATTGAACGCGCTCACGATTGCAGACATTCCCGAAACCTTGGACGCAAAGAAGCTAAAAATCGACCCCAGCGAAATTCCGCAGGGCACTTTTGAAGTCCGCGGCGAAGTCTACATGGAACGCGAGGCCTTCGAACGCCTGAACGAGCAGTTCATCTTGGAAGGCAAGAAAATTTTCCAGAACCCGCGCAATACGGTCTCGGGTTCGCTCAAGCTCAAGAGCGTGGCCGAATGCAAGACGCGCCCGATGCGTTTCTTTGCCTACCACATTCCGCAGAGCGACAACAAGACGCACGAAGAGAACCTGCAGCAGCTCAAGAAGCTCGGGTTCCACACGAACGACTACTGGACTGCAGACAATACCGACGAAATCATGAAGATTTCGGAGCAGATTGGCGCGAGCCGCGACAGCCTCCCCTTCGAAATCGACGGCATGGTCGTGAAACTGAACGACCTTGCTATGCAACGCGCCCTCGGCACCACGAGCAAGAGCCCGCGCTGGGCCATCGCCTACAAGTTCAAGGCCGAGCGCGCCTACACCCCGCTCCTTTCCGTAGAATTTCAGGTGGGCCGCACCGGGGCCGTGACGCCGGTCGCGAACCTTGCCCCCGTGCGCCTCGCAGGCACCACCGTCAAGCGCGCCACCCTCCACAACTTTGACGAAGTCGCCCGACTGGACCTCCACTTCGGCGACACCGTCGGCGTCGAGAAGGGCGGCGAAATCATCCCGAAAATCACCGATGTCAAAAAAGAACTCCGCCCGGCGGGGGCCGTCCCTGTGACCGCTCCCGACAAATGCCCAGTTTGCGGCGAACCGCTCACCCACATCGACGACGAAGTCATTCTCCGCTGCGAAAACATGCACTGTGCAGCGCAGGTACAATGCCTGTTCGAACATTTCGTGAGCCGCGAGGCCATGAATATCGAAAACCTCGGCCCCGCTCTCATCGCAAGCCTGATTTCCACAGGAAAAATCAAGCGCATACCCGACCTGTACCGCCTCACGCTCGAAGACCTGGAATCGCAGGAACGCATGGCCAAGAAAAGCGCCAAAAACGTCTACGACGCTATTGCCGCCTCCAAGGAGCGTAGCCTCGAAAACCTGTTGCACGGTCTCGGCATCCGGTTCGTGGGCCGCACCAGTGCCCGAAACCTCGCTAAGCATTTCCGCACTCTCGAAGCGATCCGTACCGCCACCGTCGAAGACCTACAGAACGTAAACGACGTCGGCGAACGCATCGGAAAGTCCGTCTACGACTTCTTCCACACGGAACGCTACACGCAGGAAATTGACGAACTTATTGCGCTGGGCTGCCCCACCGAATTCAAGGGCGTCGTAAAGACCTTGTTCCAAGGTCAAACCGCCGTCATTACCGGCACGCTCCCGACCATGGACCGTGATGAAGCCCGCAAGCTCATCGAAGAAAATGGCGGTAAAGTCAGCGGTTCTGTTAGCAAGAAAACCAGCTGGGTTTTGGCCGGCGAGGCCGCCGGAAGTAAGCTCACCAAGGCGAATGAACTCGGGATTCCTGTACACGACGAAGCTTGGCTCCTTGCCCAAATCGCCGAAAATACCCCAAATTCGCAACCGCTCAACCAAACCGAAGCGGTCCAAACTAGTCTATTCTAG
- a CDS encoding manganese efflux pump: MGIIEIIIIAIVEAMDCFAVAIATGLSKKGIKYSRAMLQAVSFGVFQGGMTLLGYFLGSFAERWINSVGTPIACTILCILGGRMIWGAVRGDAGEEEGEQIAAKNLTIANILLLSVATSIDAFAVGISFAFLNANMVLATSAIALASFIMGVIGYEIGRHAAKRFKTKIPEIIAGIILIAIGIKMFI, encoded by the coding sequence ATGGGCATTATCGAAATTATTATTATCGCGATTGTTGAGGCGATGGACTGCTTTGCCGTCGCAATTGCCACGGGACTTTCAAAGAAAGGAATCAAGTACAGCCGCGCCATGCTCCAGGCGGTAAGCTTCGGCGTTTTCCAGGGCGGCATGACGCTGCTCGGGTACTTTCTCGGGAGTTTTGCCGAGCGCTGGATCAATTCCGTGGGCACTCCTATCGCCTGCACCATCCTCTGCATTCTGGGCGGGCGCATGATTTGGGGAGCCGTCCGTGGTGATGCGGGCGAAGAAGAAGGCGAACAGATTGCCGCGAAAAACTTGACGATTGCAAACATTTTGCTGCTTTCGGTCGCGACAAGTATTGACGCATTCGCTGTCGGAATTTCGTTTGCATTCCTGAACGCGAACATGGTTCTTGCCACCAGCGCCATTGCGCTTGCAAGCTTTATCATGGGCGTTATCGGCTACGAAATCGGCCGTCACGCCGCCAAACGTTTCAAAACAAAGATTCCTGAAATCATCGCAGGGATTATCCTGATTGCGATTGGAATTAAAATGTTTATATAG
- a CDS encoding c-type cytochrome, translating into MLPPVTPELKTQAHEYFENECRGCHRWARKFAAPPMRDNVANYAENPEGMVRYLMHPTPQHPEEWPAMEITPLTEEQAKMMTAWLLYILKNPDDPGRPK; encoded by the coding sequence GTGCTTCCGCCGGTTACGCCCGAACTCAAAACACAAGCTCACGAATATTTTGAAAACGAATGTCGCGGTTGCCACCGCTGGGCTCGCAAGTTTGCGGCACCCCCGATGCGCGACAATGTGGCAAATTATGCCGAAAATCCGGAAGGCATGGTGCGTTACCTGATGCACCCGACTCCGCAGCACCCCGAAGAATGGCCCGCCATGGAAATCACTCCGCTTACCGAAGAGCAGGCGAAAATGATGACGGCGTGGCTCTTGTACATTCTCAAGAATCCCGATGATCCAGGAAGGCCGAAGTAG
- a CDS encoding cytochrome c3 family protein yields MGEPRVPERAVGSIPFDHALHGDSIGLDCAACHTGSRASANAFMPSKADCMDCHRLPLTENPGIETLDSVLAKADDRPWSHKRHLPDHVVFHHGVHAAAGVACADCHGKGYMQNRYGAELFNMQSCLKCHRGETFKEKGFKPAATYCAACHR; encoded by the coding sequence ATGGGGGAGCCGCGCGTTCCTGAACGTGCCGTGGGCTCGATTCCTTTTGACCATGCGTTGCACGGCGATTCAATCGGCTTGGACTGTGCCGCCTGTCATACGGGCTCGCGCGCCTCGGCGAATGCTTTTATGCCCTCGAAGGCAGACTGCATGGACTGCCACAGGCTCCCGCTGACCGAAAATCCGGGAATCGAGACGCTGGATTCCGTACTTGCAAAAGCCGATGACCGCCCGTGGTCCCACAAGCGCCATTTGCCGGACCATGTGGTATTTCACCATGGTGTGCATGCTGCTGCTGGCGTCGCTTGCGCCGATTGTCACGGCAAGGGCTACATGCAGAACCGCTACGGCGCAGAATTGTTCAATATGCAAAGTTGCCTCAAGTGCCACAGGGGCGAAACTTTCAAAGAAAAAGGCTTTAAGCCGGCGGCCACGTACTGCGCCGCTTGCCATCGCTGA
- a CDS encoding 4Fe-4S dicluster domain-containing protein: MDRREFIKSCSLVAVMGLLFGCRKIPLEELAGDLPSLKRFEDEVKLALSQAKKSLDLVKIPTPGALKIPGASTINRFGMAIDLDACDGCGKCILACNLENNVPLVPDEDAARGRFMHWVDMRGSAPFMCAHCGNAPCERVCPTGAANHTPDGLSAMMYKRCTGSRFCGANCPVQARKFNFNDAQKLGLARQFNREVPLRDKGVMEKCSLCLHRLQNDRLKFKTSLTVGVTAEEWRGRGVKTACAEACPKNAIIFGNWLDEKSPLVKLTKDRVLYAPRELANLDPSVVFIRGRR, from the coding sequence ATGGATCGTCGCGAATTCATCAAGAGTTGTTCTCTGGTAGCGGTAATGGGGCTGCTGTTTGGCTGCCGCAAGATTCCGCTCGAAGAACTCGCCGGCGATTTGCCTAGCCTCAAGCGTTTTGAAGACGAAGTCAAGCTTGCTCTGTCGCAGGCGAAAAAATCTCTCGACCTCGTGAAAATCCCGACTCCGGGGGCACTCAAGATTCCGGGGGCCTCGACCATCAACCGATTCGGTATGGCCATCGACCTGGATGCATGCGACGGTTGCGGCAAGTGCATTCTAGCCTGCAACCTTGAAAATAACGTGCCGCTGGTTCCCGACGAAGATGCTGCCCGCGGGCGTTTTATGCACTGGGTCGACATGCGCGGCAGCGCCCCCTTCATGTGTGCGCACTGTGGCAATGCCCCGTGCGAACGTGTATGCCCGACGGGGGCTGCGAATCACACGCCCGATGGCCTGAGCGCCATGATGTACAAGCGTTGTACGGGTAGCCGTTTCTGCGGCGCAAATTGCCCCGTTCAGGCTCGAAAGTTCAATTTTAACGACGCCCAGAAACTCGGACTTGCCCGACAGTTCAATCGTGAAGTTCCGCTCCGCGACAAGGGCGTCATGGAAAAATGCAGCCTTTGCCTGCACCGCCTGCAGAACGACCGCCTTAAATTCAAAACGTCGCTTACCGTTGGCGTCACCGCCGAAGAATGGCGAGGTCGCGGCGTCAAGACCGCTTGTGCCGAAGCCTGCCCCAAGAATGCTATCATCTTTGGCAACTGGCTCGATGAAAAGTCGCCGCTGGTAAAGCTGACCAAGGATCGTGTGCTGTATGCGCCCCGTGAACTGGCGAACCTTGATCCTTCCGTGGTATTTATACGGGGGAGGCGTTAA